One Campylobacter sputorum subsp. sputorum DNA segment encodes these proteins:
- a CDS encoding KH domain-containing protein: MVKNFLLEYARLIAEFPDQVDIKEEQIDDNFCELTIFANKSDAGKLIGKDGRIINAIKAVIIGCKAKNSLSYRVTVKSIE; the protein is encoded by the coding sequence ATGGTAAAAAATTTTTTATTAGAATATGCTAGATTGATAGCCGAATTTCCGGATCAAGTTGATATAAAAGAAGAGCAAATTGATGATAATTTTTGCGAACTTACTATTTTTGCAAACAAGTCTGATGCCGGAAAACTTATAGGTAAAGATGGCAGAATAATAAATGCTATTAAGGCTGTTATCATCGGATGTAAGGCAAAAAATTCTCTTTCTTATAGAGTTACGGTAAAATCTATTGAATAG
- a CDS encoding lytic transglycosylase domain-containing protein, with protein MVLLLRCSLVFFLCLGFSFGVVIDAVNLKKEPKSLAKDYYFYRLLTEGNYTKDDVYTLRDDVYRYKGRLKTAIEKVIGSKPEVVSQCEMAYPNIMDANESCQIKLLYMSRVLNLSNEDRNKLIEKYQSSYPNSANMLMGLNSKDPALYYEKTLDSLNFITYYNIYNKNKNFDKSYNLNFINKLINEKRFENTIKSFVINKNMSKFRKSLLKADPKNSYSYNVAFYLGVNALLFDKPDIAIKFFKQAANMTSYQSFKDNANFWVYYLSKDKTTLLDIANSDDINIYSIYARELASVNKKDIFVPRPKVASLKYYSVSDPFTWEYTKKTIKDMNSSQLTDFAAKFYTIDTVGHYSYMMEKASNYKNHYYPMAYDYLLDGVDVHRKALIFALARQESRFIPSAISVSYALGMMQFMPFLANDIGKKQLNIENFDQDDMFKPEVAYKFANVHLDYLEKYLYHPIFIAYAYNGGIGFTKKMLVNDAMFLKGKYEPFLSMELVKADETRDYGKKVLANYVVYLNALDANTSIQKLFEMLVQSEPMDKFRN; from the coding sequence TTGGTTTTGCTGCTGCGATGTAGTTTAGTATTTTTTCTATGTTTGGGGTTTTCTTTTGGTGTGGTTATTGATGCTGTAAATTTAAAAAAAGAGCCAAAAAGTCTAGCAAAAGATTATTATTTTTATAGACTTTTAACTGAAGGTAATTATACAAAAGACGATGTTTATACTCTTAGAGATGATGTTTATAGATACAAAGGTAGGCTAAAAACAGCGATAGAAAAAGTAATTGGATCAAAACCAGAAGTTGTTTCGCAGTGCGAAATGGCTTATCCAAATATAATGGATGCTAATGAGAGTTGCCAAATAAAGCTTCTTTATATGAGTAGGGTTTTAAATTTAAGTAATGAAGATAGAAACAAACTTATAGAAAAATATCAATCTTCTTATCCAAATTCTGCCAATATGCTAATGGGTTTAAATTCAAAAGATCCTGCTTTATACTATGAAAAGACATTAGATAGTTTAAATTTTATAACATATTATAATATTTATAATAAAAACAAAAATTTTGATAAAAGCTATAATTTAAATTTTATCAATAAACTTATAAATGAAAAAAGATTTGAAAATACAATAAAAAGTTTTGTTATAAACAAAAATATGTCAAAATTTAGAAAATCATTACTAAAAGCAGATCCAAAAAACTCGTATTCTTATAATGTTGCTTTTTATTTAGGCGTAAATGCCTTGCTTTTTGATAAGCCAGATATTGCAATAAAATTTTTTAAGCAAGCTGCAAACATGACTTCCTATCAAAGTTTTAAAGACAACGCAAATTTTTGGGTTTATTATCTAAGTAAAGATAAAACTACTCTTTTGGATATAGCAAATAGCGATGATATAAATATTTATAGTATTTATGCTAGAGAACTTGCTAGTGTTAATAAAAAAGATATTTTTGTTCCAAGACCAAAAGTTGCATCGTTAAAATATTATAGCGTGAGCGATCCTTTTACTTGGGAATATACTAAAAAAACTATAAAAGATATGAATAGCTCACAGCTTACTGATTTTGCGGCTAAATTTTATACCATTGATACAGTTGGGCATTATAGCTATATGATGGAAAAAGCTAGCAATTATAAAAATCACTACTATCCAATGGCGTATGATTATTTGCTTGATGGAGTTGATGTGCATAGAAAAGCACTTATTTTTGCATTAGCAAGGCAGGAAAGCAGGTTTATACCAAGTGCTATTTCTGTTTCTTATGCTCTAGGAATGATGCAATTTATGCCATTTTTGGCAAATGATATCGGAAAAAAACAGCTAAATATAGAGAATTTTGATCAAGATGATATGTTTAAGCCAGAAGTTGCATATAAATTTGCAAATGTGCATTTAGATTATCTTGAAAAATATCTTTATCATCCTATTTTCATAGCCTATGCGTATAATGGCGGGATTGGTTTTACTAAAAAAATGCTTGTAAACGATGCTATGTTTTTAAAAGGCAAATATGAACCATTTTTGAGTATGGAATTAGTAAAAGCTGATGAAACTAGAGATTATGGTAAAAAGGTTTTGGCAAACTATGTTGTTTATCTTAACGCTTTGGATGCCAATACATCGATACAGAAACTTTTTGAAATGCTAGTTCAATCCGAGCCGATGGATAAATTTCGAAATTAA
- the gltX gene encoding glutamate--tRNA ligase, which yields MYRFAPSPTGDMHIGNLRAAIFNYICSLQDKSGFILRIEDTDKERNIEGKDAEILEILTKFGIKWDTLYYQSKNLKFHRELAAKLLMDKKAFLCFCSDEDIAKKKELAKEKNIAYRYDGTCEKLSDEEVLNCEKPSVIRMKKPNKTMSFIDEIKGEISFEPENIDSFVIMRTDKTPTYNFACAVDDMLEGVDFVIRGEDHISNTPKQDLIREYLGYTGKFRYAHLPIILNEHGTKMSKRENSSSVKWLLETGYMPEAIANYLIMLGNKTPYEIFSMNEAVEWFDIKKVSKSPAKFDIDKLSQINREHIKRASDERLAQLFEMPIKFASLIRFYTQESSLIGEIKDKISHIYSPKHIQGEYENEMKILKEAILKLDYKDSFDEFKKALMSETSLKGKKFFMPLRLLITGKEHGPELSELYDFIKNDIKEII from the coding sequence ATGTATCGTTTTGCGCCATCGCCAACTGGTGATATGCATATTGGAAATTTGCGTGCAGCTATATTTAACTATATTTGTTCACTGCAAGATAAAAGCGGTTTTATACTTCGTATAGAAGATACCGATAAAGAAAGAAACATTGAAGGCAAAGATGCTGAAATTTTAGAAATTTTAACAAAATTTGGCATAAAATGGGATACTCTTTATTATCAAAGTAAAAATCTTAAATTTCATAGAGAATTAGCGGCAAAACTTTTGATGGATAAAAAAGCATTTTTGTGTTTTTGTTCTGATGAAGATATCGCAAAGAAAAAAGAACTTGCAAAAGAGAAAAATATTGCTTATAGATATGATGGAACTTGTGAAAAATTAAGCGACGAAGAGGTTTTGAATTGTGAAAAGCCATCTGTTATAAGGATGAAAAAACCTAATAAAACTATGAGTTTTATTGATGAAATAAAAGGCGAGATATCTTTTGAGCCAGAAAATATAGATAGCTTTGTTATTATGCGAACAGACAAAACTCCAACTTATAACTTTGCTTGTGCAGTTGATGATATGCTTGAGGGTGTGGATTTTGTTATAAGGGGCGAAGATCATATAAGCAATACACCAAAACAAGACTTAATACGAGAATATCTTGGTTATACTGGTAAATTTAGATATGCTCATCTCCCTATAATACTAAACGAACACGGCACGAAAATGAGCAAAAGAGAAAATAGCTCTTCTGTAAAATGGCTTTTAGAAACTGGTTATATGCCAGAAGCAATTGCAAATTATCTAATTATGCTAGGCAATAAAACTCCATACGAAATTTTTAGCATGAATGAAGCAGTGGAGTGGTTTGATATAAAAAAAGTATCAAAAAGCCCGGCTAAATTTGACATAGATAAACTTTCTCAAATAAATAGAGAACATATAAAAAGAGCAAGTGATGAAAGATTGGCACAACTTTTTGAAATGCCTATTAAATTTGCTTCACTTATTCGTTTTTATACACAAGAATCAAGTTTGATTGGTGAGATAAAAGATAAAATTTCACATATTTATTCGCCTAAACACATACAAGGCGAGTATGAAAATGAGATGAAAATCTTAAAAGAGGCTATATTAAAATTAGATTATAAAGATAGTTTTGATGAGTTTAAAAAAGCTCTTATGAGTGAAACTTCCCTAAAAGGTAAAAAGTTTTTTATGCCACTTAGACTTCTTATAACAGGCAAAGAACATGGACCTGAGTTAAGTGAGCTTTATGATTTTATAAAAAATGATATAAAGGAAATAATTTGA
- a CDS encoding lipoprotein produces the protein MKKIIFTIIIAIFLSACSNKNITHDPIKNELLAYTQKTEIINKNERILALGTYLNPVYPNLVSKNLEEHFIVAIYPKEIDINENSFTVNSSIQDVMIRELKEGDELLKKVAFSVPWGKYYEIISPRKNTDILRLNFEIYPSARIELAFQKVSVSMYWHPKR, from the coding sequence ATGAAAAAAATTATTTTTACAATTATAATAGCCATTTTTTTAAGCGCGTGTTCAAATAAAAATATAACCCATGATCCAATAAAAAATGAACTTTTAGCTTATACACAAAAAACAGAAATCATAAATAAAAACGAGAGAATTTTAGCCTTAGGAACATATCTAAATCCAGTTTATCCAAATTTAGTCAGCAAAAACCTTGAAGAACATTTTATAGTGGCAATTTATCCAAAAGAAATAGATATAAACGAAAATTCGTTTACTGTAAATAGTAGCATTCAAGATGTTATGATAAGAGAATTAAAAGAAGGTGATGAGCTTTTGAAAAAAGTTGCTTTTAGTGTTCCTTGGGGAAAATACTATGAAATTATATCTCCAAGGAAAAACACGGATATACTTAGACTTAATTTCGAAATTTATCCATCGGCTCGGATTGAACTAGCATTTCAAAAAGTTTCTGTATCGATGTATTGGCATCCAAAGCGTTAA
- the rpsP gene encoding 30S ribosomal protein S16 has protein sequence MATVVRLTRAGRKKRPFYRIVVTDSRKRRDSGWIESIGYYNPMVDPEVVKFDSQRLEYWKSVGAKLSDRVARITSK, from the coding sequence ATGGCAACAGTTGTTAGATTAACAAGAGCTGGTCGCAAGAAAAGACCTTTTTATCGTATAGTAGTTACCGATAGTAGAAAAAGAAGAGATAGTGGTTGGATAGAAAGTATCGGTTATTATAATCCAATGGTAGATCCAGAAGTAGTTAAATTTGATTCTCAAAGACTTGAGTATTGGAAGAGCGTTGGTGCTAAACTAAGTGATAGGGTGGCTAGAATAACTAGCAAATAA
- a CDS encoding YggT family protein encodes MIVSNLIFAIASILHFVLVGYMWVIIIAALISWVRPDPYNKLVQALYRLTEPVYAKIRSIVPTTFGGIDIAPVIVILIIQFLDLFVVRSLFGFAAAM; translated from the coding sequence TTGATAGTAAGTAATCTTATATTTGCAATTGCGAGCATACTTCATTTTGTTTTAGTAGGATATATGTGGGTCATAATAATTGCGGCACTAATTTCTTGGGTTAGACCAGATCCATATAATAAATTAGTCCAAGCTTTATATAGACTTACAGAGCCTGTATATGCCAAGATTAGAAGCATTGTGCCAACAACATTTGGCGGTATTGACATCGCACCAGTTATTGTTATTCTTATAATACAATTTTTAGATCTTTTTGTAGTAAGGAGTTTATTTGGTTTTGCTGCTGCGATGTAG
- the trmD gene encoding tRNA (guanosine(37)-N1)-methyltransferase TrmD, whose protein sequence is MKFTFVTLFRNLVEPYFCDSILKRATEKKLIDINFLNPRDFSKNRYKKVDDYMIGGGAGLLMSAQPLYELLMHLKKMDKNVKIIFSTPVGKKFTQQDAKRLSNFSHLCFVCGRYEGIDERIYELFADELFCIGDFVLTGGELPALCMCDAISRNIGGVLGNSNSLVEESFENTLLEAPSFTKPDNFQNLKVVSEFLKGNHSKIKALKDNMAICKTRFHRPDLYIKSKSLNKGIK, encoded by the coding sequence ATGAAATTTACCTTTGTTACACTTTTTAGAAATCTTGTAGAGCCTTATTTTTGTGATTCTATATTAAAAAGAGCTACAGAAAAAAAGCTAATTGATATAAATTTTCTAAATCCAAGAGATTTTAGTAAAAACAGATATAAAAAAGTAGATGATTATATGATAGGTGGCGGTGCTGGGCTTTTGATGAGTGCCCAGCCACTTTATGAGTTATTGATGCATTTAAAAAAAATGGATAAAAATGTAAAAATCATTTTTTCAACACCAGTTGGTAAAAAATTTACACAACAAGACGCAAAAAGACTATCAAATTTTTCTCATTTATGTTTTGTGTGTGGTAGATATGAAGGCATTGATGAAAGAATTTATGAACTTTTTGCTGATGAGTTGTTTTGTATAGGGGATTTTGTTTTAACTGGTGGAGAGCTTCCTGCACTTTGTATGTGTGATGCTATAAGTAGAAACATTGGGGGTGTTTTGGGAAATAGTAATTCTTTAGTAGAAGAAAGCTTTGAAAACACTCTTTTGGAAGCTCCTTCTTTTACAAAGCCAGATAATTTTCAAAATTTAAAAGTAGTTTCAGAGTTTTTAAAGGGAAATCATAGTAAAATAAAAGCTTTGAAAGATAATATGGCGATTTGCAAAACTAGGTTCCATCGCCCAGATTTGTATATAAAATCAAAGTCGCTAAACAAAGGAATAAAATGA
- the ffh gene encoding signal recognition particle protein: MFEQISDSFKAAVNKLKTIDDEKALKNAMETLKKALLKADVYHKVVKDLLSNIEKDLKGRGIGQKQFLDSIKENLTTTLTAPGNQGFVYASNPPTVVLMTGLQGSGKTTTTVKLANFLKLRKKKILVAACDLQRLAAVEQLKQLCAENEIELFNLDGENNPINVAKEAIKKAKDGLYDVLLVDTAGRLAIDEELMSELKDIKSTINPNEIFYVADSMSGQDAVRSAKGFDEILDLTGVILSKFDSDSKGGVAIGIAKQLEIPLRFVGIGEKVADLESFIPDRIVSRIMGEGDLATLVEKTSAIIDEKEAKRLNKKIKKGQFNFNDFIEQLESVKKLGNMKNLIGMIPGLSNVAGKLKDIDLEGSDEIKHIKAMIQSMTPKERENPDLLNNSRKRRLASGAGLSQMEVNKFLKQFSNASKIAKKLSNKNSMRGIESMLGGAQNFPR, encoded by the coding sequence GTGTTTGAGCAAATAAGTGATTCTTTTAAGGCAGCTGTTAATAAACTAAAGACCATCGATGATGAAAAAGCACTCAAAAATGCGATGGAAACTCTTAAAAAAGCACTATTAAAAGCCGATGTTTATCATAAAGTTGTAAAAGATCTTTTATCTAATATAGAAAAAGACCTTAAAGGTAGAGGTATTGGTCAAAAACAGTTTTTAGATAGTATTAAAGAAAATTTGACTACTACATTGACAGCTCCTGGTAATCAAGGTTTTGTTTATGCATCAAATCCTCCAACAGTAGTTTTAATGACGGGACTTCAAGGTAGTGGAAAAACAACTACGACAGTTAAGCTTGCGAATTTTCTAAAACTACGCAAAAAAAAGATTTTAGTTGCAGCATGTGACTTGCAAAGACTTGCCGCTGTTGAGCAGCTAAAACAGCTTTGTGCTGAAAATGAAATAGAGCTTTTTAACTTAGATGGAGAAAATAATCCTATTAATGTAGCAAAAGAAGCTATAAAAAAAGCAAAAGATGGCTTGTACGATGTTTTGCTTGTTGATACTGCAGGACGCTTGGCTATAGATGAAGAGCTTATGAGTGAATTAAAAGATATAAAATCAACCATAAACCCAAATGAGATATTTTATGTTGCAGATTCTATGAGTGGTCAAGATGCAGTAAGATCAGCCAAGGGTTTTGATGAAATACTTGATTTAACTGGTGTTATACTTAGTAAATTTGATTCTGATTCTAAAGGCGGTGTTGCTATAGGTATAGCAAAACAGCTTGAAATTCCTTTAAGATTTGTTGGTATTGGAGAAAAAGTTGCAGATTTAGAAAGTTTTATCCCAGATAGAATAGTAAGTCGTATTATGGGAGAGGGCGATTTGGCAACACTTGTGGAAAAAACAAGTGCTATAATAGACGAAAAAGAAGCAAAAAGATTAAATAAAAAAATAAAAAAAGGTCAATTTAATTTCAATGATTTCATAGAGCAATTAGAAAGTGTTAAGAAGCTTGGAAATATGAAAAACCTTATAGGTATGATTCCTGGACTTTCAAATGTTGCTGGAAAATTAAAAGATATTGATTTGGAAGGATCTGATGAAATAAAACATATAAAAGCTATGATACAATCAATGACTCCAAAAGAGCGTGAAAATCCAGATCTTTTAAATAATTCTAGAAAGAGAAGACTCGCTAGTGGAGCCGGACTTTCTCAGATGGAAGTTAATAAATTTTTAAAACAATTTAGCAATGCGTCTAAAATAGCTAAAAAGCTATCAAATAAAAATAGTATGCGTGGTATTGAAAGTATGTTAGGCGGAGCTCAAAATTTCCCTAGATAA
- a CDS encoding thioredoxin family protein, producing MKVLNQDEIKNVMSSGSGIVYFGAPWCKDCKFAKPILEELEKAYLNINFYDVNVDDSEGVRDEYAIRHIPTIFYLKDGKEIYDRVVEPRSKSSIEEGIKKLM from the coding sequence ATGAAAGTATTAAATCAAGATGAGATAAAAAATGTAATGTCAAGTGGAAGCGGTATAGTTTATTTCGGTGCACCATGGTGCAAAGACTGCAAATTTGCCAAACCTATACTTGAAGAGCTAGAAAAAGCGTATTTAAACATAAATTTTTATGATGTAAATGTAGATGATAGTGAAGGTGTGAGAGATGAATACGCAATAAGACACATACCAACTATATTTTATCTAAAAGATGGTAAAGAAATTTATGATAGAGTTGTAGAGCCACGCAGCAAAAGCAGTATAGAAGAAGGTATAAAAAAACTTATGTAA
- the rimM gene encoding ribosome maturation factor RimM (Essential for efficient processing of 16S rRNA), whose translation MNSEFLEVAVVGKTVGLKGQLKLNNKSDFINQFKKGAVFYDKNSNEFEVESFDKAKLLIKFTGYNDIDSAKILTNKILYTTKADTIKNCKLKKDEFFYFDIIGCKIVENNQILGIVEDIEEFPMNHMLLIKTSDELTQKNMPKNFYIPYNDRYIISVDIKNKTIFSKDSIDILENS comes from the coding sequence TTGAATAGTGAGTTTCTAGAAGTTGCTGTTGTTGGTAAGACTGTTGGGTTAAAAGGGCAATTAAAGTTAAATAATAAAAGTGATTTTATAAATCAGTTTAAAAAAGGTGCTGTCTTTTACGATAAAAATTCAAATGAATTTGAGGTTGAGAGTTTTGATAAAGCTAAACTTTTAATCAAATTTACTGGTTATAACGATATAGATAGTGCAAAAATACTCACAAATAAGATTTTATATACCACAAAAGCAGATACTATTAAAAATTGTAAATTAAAAAAAGATGAATTTTTTTATTTTGATATCATTGGTTGCAAAATTGTAGAAAACAATCAAATTTTAGGTATAGTTGAGGATATAGAAGAATTTCCTATGAATCATATGTTATTAATCAAAACATCTGATGAGCTTACACAAAAAAATATGCCAAAAAACTTTTATATACCTTATAATGATAGATATATAATAAGCGTCGATATAAAAAATAAAACAATATTTTCAAAAGATAGTATAGACATACTTGAAAATTCATAA
- the rplS gene encoding 50S ribosomal protein L19 yields MKNKYIEAFEKAQKADKEVPEFRAGDTLRVAIRIKEGEKTRVQNFEGVCIVRRGESVNQTFVIRKIGANGVGVERIFPIYSDSIESITVLRRGRVRRARLFYLRELRGKAARIKELKK; encoded by the coding sequence ATGAAAAATAAATATATTGAGGCTTTTGAAAAAGCTCAAAAAGCCGATAAAGAAGTGCCTGAGTTTAGAGCAGGCGATACACTAAGAGTTGCTATTCGCATAAAAGAAGGTGAAAAAACTAGAGTTCAAAACTTCGAGGGTGTGTGTATAGTTAGAAGAGGAGAGTCTGTAAATCAAACATTTGTTATTCGTAAAATTGGAGCAAACGGTGTAGGCGTAGAGAGAATTTTCCCTATTTATAGCGATAGTATAGAATCAATCACGGTTCTAAGAAGAGGTCGCGTTAGAAGAGCGAGACTATTTTATCTTCGCGAGCTTCGTGGTAAAGCTGCTAGAATTAAAGAACTTAAAAAATAA